Proteins found in one Pseudomonas sp. P8_241 genomic segment:
- the rng gene encoding ribonuclease G, with protein MSEEILINITPMESRVAVVENGVLQEVHVERTQKRGIVGNIYKGKVVRVLPGMQAAFVDIGLDRAAFIHASEISLREGPAVESISALVHEGQSLVVQVTKDPIGSKGARLTTQLSIPSRYLVYMPRTAHVGISLKIEDEAERDRLKQVVTDCVAREGIKEAGGFILRTAAEGAGADEILMDIRYLRRLWDQINEQIKTISAPSVIYEDLGLALRTLRDLVSPKIEKIRIDSRETFQKTTQFVAELMPEIADRLEHYPGERPIFDLYGVEDEIQKALERKVPLKSGGYLVVDPAEAMSTIDVNTGAFVGHRNLEETIFKTNLEAATAIARQLRLRNLGGIIIIDFIDMEDEEHQRQVLRTLEKQLERDHAKTNIIGITELGLVQMTRKRTRESLEQVLCEPCTSCQGRGKLKTPETVCYEIFREILREARAYQAEGYRVLANQKVVDRLLDEESGNVAELEGFIGRTIRFQVETMYSQEQYDVVLL; from the coding sequence ATGAGTGAAGAGATTCTGATCAACATCACGCCGATGGAATCGCGCGTGGCGGTGGTCGAAAACGGTGTCCTGCAAGAGGTTCATGTCGAGCGTACGCAAAAACGCGGGATCGTCGGCAATATCTACAAAGGCAAGGTCGTGCGGGTACTGCCGGGTATGCAGGCCGCTTTCGTCGACATCGGCCTTGATCGCGCCGCATTCATTCACGCGTCGGAAATATCCTTGCGAGAAGGCCCTGCGGTCGAAAGCATCAGTGCCCTGGTGCACGAAGGCCAAAGCCTGGTGGTGCAAGTCACCAAAGACCCGATCGGCTCCAAGGGCGCGCGCCTGACCACGCAACTGTCGATTCCTTCGCGCTATCTGGTGTACATGCCGCGCACAGCTCACGTCGGTATTTCCCTGAAGATCGAAGACGAAGCCGAACGCGATCGTCTCAAGCAAGTGGTCACCGATTGCGTGGCCAGGGAAGGCATCAAGGAAGCCGGCGGTTTCATCCTGCGCACGGCGGCCGAAGGCGCCGGCGCGGACGAGATCCTGATGGACATCCGCTACCTGCGTCGGCTTTGGGATCAGATCAACGAGCAGATAAAGACCATCAGCGCGCCGAGCGTGATCTACGAAGATCTCGGTCTGGCGTTGCGCACGCTGCGCGATCTGGTCAGTCCGAAAATCGAAAAAATCCGCATCGACTCCCGGGAAACCTTCCAGAAAACCACGCAGTTCGTCGCCGAACTCATGCCGGAGATCGCTGATCGTCTGGAGCACTACCCCGGCGAACGGCCGATTTTCGACTTGTATGGCGTGGAAGACGAAATCCAGAAAGCGCTGGAACGTAAAGTCCCGCTCAAGTCCGGTGGCTATCTGGTGGTCGATCCGGCGGAAGCCATGAGTACCATTGACGTCAACACCGGGGCGTTCGTCGGCCATCGCAACCTCGAAGAAACCATCTTCAAGACCAATCTCGAAGCCGCGACCGCTATCGCACGTCAGCTGCGCCTGCGCAATCTGGGCGGCATCATCATCATCGACTTCATCGACATGGAAGATGAAGAGCACCAACGCCAGGTATTGCGCACGCTCGAGAAGCAATTGGAGCGCGATCACGCCAAGACCAACATCATCGGCATCACCGAGTTGGGCCTGGTGCAGATGACCCGCAAGCGTACCCGCGAAAGCCTCGAACAGGTGCTGTGTGAGCCGTGCACCAGCTGTCAGGGACGCGGCAAGCTGAAGACGCCGGAAACCGTTTGCTACGAAATCTTCCGTGAAATCCTCCGTGAAGCTCGCGCCTATCAGGCGGAAGGCTATCGTGTATTGGCGAACCAGAAAGTTGTCGATCGACTACTGGATGAAGAGTCGGGCAATGTCGCCGAGCTTGAAGGCTTTATCGGTCGCACGATTCGGTTCCAGGTCGAAACCATGTATTCGCAGGAACAGTACGACGTGGTGTTGCTCTGA